From a single Glycine soja cultivar W05 chromosome 19, ASM419377v2, whole genome shotgun sequence genomic region:
- the LOC114398006 gene encoding 60S ribosomal protein L22-2-like, whose translation MSRGGAVAAAKGKKKGATFTIDCAKPVEDKIMDIASLEKFLQERIKVGGKAGALGDSITVTREKTKIIVTSDSNFSKRYLKYLTKKYLKKHNVRDWLRVIASNKDRSVYELRYFNIAENEGEEED comes from the exons ATGAGTCGAGGAGGCGCAGTAGCAGCAGCGAAGGGAAAGAAGAAGGGTGCTACATTCACCATTGACTGTGCAAAGCCAGTGGAAGATAAGATCATGGACATTGCTTCTCTCGAAAAGTTTCTTCAAGAGAGGATCAAGGTTGGTGGCAAAGCTGGTGCTCTTGGTGACAGTATCACTGTTACCCGCGAGAAGACCAAGATCATTGTCACCTCTGACAGTAACTTTTCCAAACG GTATTTGAAGTACTTGACGAAGAAGTACTTGAAGAAACACAATGTGCGAGACTGGCTCAGAGTGATTGCTTCAAACAAGGATAGAAGTGTTTACGAACTGAGGTACTTCAACATTGCCGAGAATGAGGGAGAGGAAGAAGATTAG
- the LOC114400003 gene encoding E3 ubiquitin-protein ligase RFI2-like: MGLGNDDDDGDTLKSFGSVCCSICLEAVTDNGDRSWAKLQCGHQFHLDCIGSAFNIKGAMQCPNCRKVEKGQWLYANGCRSYPEFSMDEWTHDEDLYDLSYSEMSFGVHWCPFGNLTRLPSSFEEGDFSSTAYHDVLGQHAIFAEHTAVSSASHPCPYIAYFGPIHPSTSNSGGTVSEASNFNHWNGPPVPGDMPTSYTFPAVDLHYHSWEHNSSHFSSANSRLGTAEQASVSPGSQRPARVGSEVPRSGSFMHPFLVGHSSAARAGNSVASSMIPPYPGSNARARDRVQALQAYYQPQQPHNSTTIRTPVASSTRRSSSHSGPVQLAPVASPPDQSAGFVYIPSGSSGRNFQEETHLPSRFHAWEREHLPSLALNHVGRESSWRAYHQTASVSDPSIRSSSFRLRHESDRMPSQNR; encoded by the exons ATGGGTCTGGGAAACGATGACGATGACGGAGACACGCTCAAGTCCTTCGGTTCAGTGTGTTGTTCGATTTGCCTCGAGGCTGTTACCGATAACGGTGATCGATCCTGGGCCAAGCTTCAATGCGGACATCAATTTCATCTCG ATTGCATTGGCTCAGCCTTCAATATAAAGGGGGCAATGCAGTGCCCCAATTGTCGTAAGGTTGAAAAAGGTCAGTGGCTTTATGCTAATGGTTGTCGATCATATCCAGAATTTAGCATGGATGAATGGACACATGATGAGGATCTATATGATCTTAGCTACTCTGAAATG TCCTTTGGAGTTCACTGGTGCCCTTTTGGTAACTTGACCCGACTTCCTTCATCTTTCGA gGAAGGGGATTTTTCTTCAACTGCGT ATCATGATGTACTGGGGCAACATGCTATATTTGCTGAACATACGGCTGTATCATCTGCTAGTCATCCTTGCccatatattgcctactttggACCAATACATCCCTCCACCTCCAATTCTGGTGGAACTGTTTCCGAAGCTTCTAATTTCAACCACTGGAATGGTCCACCTGTACCTGGTGACATGCCAACCTCCTACACATTTCCTGCAGTGGATCTTCATTATCACAGTTGGGAACACAATTCCTCTCATTTCTCTTCTGCCAACAGCCGTCTAGGCACTGCAGAACAGGCCTCAGTATCACCTGGTAGTCAAAGGCCTGCCAGGGTTGGTTCAGAGGTCCCTAGATCCGGGTCTTTTATGCATCCCTTCCTTGTTGGTCACAG TTCTGCTGCTAGGGCTGGAAACTCTGTTGCATCTTCAATGATCCCTCCTTATCCAGGCAGCAATGCTCGGGCCCGTGATAGAGTCCAAGCTCTTCAAGCATATTATCAACCTCAGCAACCTCATAATTCTACCACAATACGGACACCTGTTGCTTCTAGCACTCGAAGATCCAGTAGTCATAGTGGGCCTGTTCAATTAGCACCAGTGGCCTCGCCACCAGACCAAAGTGCTGGCTTCGTATATATTCCATCAGGTTCTTCAGGACGCAATTTTCAGGAAGAAACCCATTTGCCAAGTCGATTCCATGCTTGGGAAAGAGAGCACTTGCCTTCATTGGCGTTAAACCATGTTGGTAGAGAATCAAGTTGGAGAGCATACCACCAGACTGCCAGTGTGTCAGACCCAAGTATCAGATCCAGCAGCTTTCGATTAAGACACGAATCCGACAGAATGCCTTCACAAAATCGGTGA
- the LOC114400071 gene encoding heparan-alpha-glucosaminide N-acetyltransferase, with the protein MAEIKGEHSLNVSEELPLSDKNLPKTKRVASLDIFRGLTVALMILVDDAGGQWPMIGHAPWNGCNLADFVMPFFLFIVGMAIPLALKRIPNRLLAVKKVIVRTLKLLFWGLLLQGGFSHAPDNLTYGVDMKHIRWCGILQRIALAYLVVALVEIFSRSAQARDPEPTHLSIFKLYYWHWLVGACILAVYLALLYGIHVPDWQFTVHNPDSIYNGTTLTVTCGVRGKLDPPCNAVGYIDREVIGINHMYKRPAWRRSEACTENSPYEGPFKKNAPSWCYAPFEPEGILSSISAILSTIIGLHFGHVLIHLQDHPSRLKHWLLLGLALLTSGLILHFTHAIPLNKQLYTLSYVCVTSGAAALLFSAFYIMVDIWGLTFLFLPLKWIGMNAMLVYVMAAEGIFAGFINGWYYGDPPNSLVYWIQKHVFIKVWHSTRVGILLYVIFAEILFWAVVAGILHRLGIYWKL; encoded by the exons ATGGCCGAAATCAAAGGGGAGCACAGCCTCAATGTTTCCGAAGAGCTTCCACTTTCAGACAAAAACCTTCCCAAAACAAAGCGTGTTGCATCCCTTGACATCTTTCGTGGTCTCACTGTTGCg TTAATGATCTTGGTTGATGATGCTGGAGGGCAATGGCCAATGATTGGTCATGCGCCATGGAATGGCTGCAACCTTGCTGATTTTGTCATGCCTTTCTTTCTGTTCATTGTGGGGATGGCCATTCCACTTGCTCTCAAG AGAATACCAAATAGACTTCTAGCTGTAAAAAAGGTGATAGTTAGAACACTCAAACTCCTCTTCTGGGGTTTGCTATTGCAAG GTGGTTTCTCTCATGCTCCGGACAATCTAACATATGGAGTTGACATGAAACATATAAGGTGGTGTGGCATTCTTCAG AGAATTGCTCTAGCATATTTGGTTGTAGCACTGGTGGAGATATTTTCAAGAAGTGCACAGGCTAGAGATCCAGAACCCACCCACCTCTCAATATTCAAGTTGTACTATTGGCATTG GCTAGTTGGGGCATGCATACTTGCTGTTTACTTAGCTTTACTTTATGGAATTCATGTTCCTGACTGGCAATTCACTGTCCATAACCCAGACAGCATATATAATGGCACAACTTTAACT gTGACCTGTGGTGTCAGAGGGAAACTGGATCCCCCTTGTAATGCTGTGGGATATATTGACCGAGAGGTGATTGGAATTAATCACATGTATAAGCGTCCAGCATGGAGAAGATCCGAA GCTTGCACCGAGAATTCCCCATATGAAggtccttttaaaaaaaatgctcctTCATGGTGTTACGCTCCTTTTGAGCCAGAAGGCATTTTAAG TTCAATATCTGCTATTCTCTCCACAATCATTGGATTGCATTTTGGACATGTACTGATACACTTACAG GATCATCCTTCCAGGTTGAAGCACTGGCTTCTCCTAGGCTTAGCTCTCCTTACTTCAGGACTTATTCTTCACTTCACTCATG CCATTCCTTTGAATAAACAATTGTACACGCTGAGCTATGTTTGTGTAACATCTGGAGCAGCAGCATTACTTTTTTCAGCCTTCTATATTATG GTTGATATTTGGGGTTTAACATTCTTGTTCTTGCCTTTGAAATGGATTGGCATGAATGCCATGCTTGTTTATGTCATGGCAGCTGAGGGAATCTTCGCAGGATTCATTAATGGGTGGTATTATGGTGACCCTCCTAACTCGCTG GTCTATTGGATCCAGAAACATGTCTTCATTAAGGTTTGGCATTCAACGAGAGTAGGCATCCTGCTATATGTGATCTTTGCGGAGATCCTATTCTGGGCCGTCGTTGCAGGCATTTTGCACCGATTGGGCATATATTGGaagctttga
- the LOC114400863 gene encoding uncharacterized protein LOC114400863 isoform X2: MACTLDAAELLFWRNSPSKLTLRFYLKIWLSSSLSICHICTCNMLILLCILHIILNGPTLCLGNKVEDKILKVGEELWRETLPLQGGSCFYQLQGLKPHTWYEVKISYPASIPASFSIQLKRNKSDVVLNNNRRLLNTEKLIFKTNSNQDEFLLVLVTVEPEGFPAKLHVAERQFIIFNIVCDELLLGIPHKAWWVVALALLCLGIAFIVPSFLPLHLLPKNQVLRTDDYVSKIS, encoded by the exons GTTCTATTTGAAAATTTGGCTGTCGTCTTCATTATCAATCTGTCACATTTGCACGTGCAATATGCTTATTCTGCTTTGCATTCTCCACATCATCTTGAATGGCCCAACTCTCTGCCTTGGGAATAA GGTTGAGgacaaaattttgaaagttgGAGAAGAGCTTTGGAGAGAAACTTTGCCATTACAAGGTGGCTCTTGCTTTTATCAATTACAGGGTCTAAAACCCCACACGTGGTATGAAGTGAAGATATCATATCCAGCTTCT ATACCTGCTAGCTTTTCCATACAACTGAAGAGAAACAAGTCAGATGTGGTGCTGAACAATAACAGGAGATTGCTCAACACTGAAAAGCTAATTTTTAAGACCAATAGCAATCAG GATGAATTCCTGTTAGTATTAGTAACTGTGGAGCCAGAGGGGTTTCCTGCAAAACTGCATGTAGCAGAGAGGCAATTTATTATCTTCAATATAG TATGTGATGAACTATTATTAGGCATACCCCACAAAGCTTGGTGGGTAGTGGCACTGGCTTTACTCTGTCTAGGAATTGCTTTCATCGTgccttcttttcttccattgcaTTTGCTACCAAAGAACCAAGTCTTGAGGACAGATGATTATGTTTCTAAAATTTCTTGA
- the LOC114400863 gene encoding uncharacterized protein LOC114400863 isoform X1 codes for MLMTLMLKRISLMINKEIGCFLTRTTIILFLQSRERFYLKIWLSSSLSICHICTCNMLILLCILHIILNGPTLCLGNKVEDKILKVGEELWRETLPLQGGSCFYQLQGLKPHTWYEVKISYPASIPASFSIQLKRNKSDVVLNNNRRLLNTEKLIFKTNSNQDEFLLVLVTVEPEGFPAKLHVAERQFIIFNIVCDELLLGIPHKAWWVVALALLCLGIAFIVPSFLPLHLLPKNQVLRTDDYVSKIS; via the exons ATGTTGATGACCCTCATGTTGAAGCGCATTTCCCTGATGATAAACAAGGAGATTGGTTGTTTCCTGACCAGAACCACAATAATTTTGTTTCTCCAGAGTAGGGAAAG GTTCTATTTGAAAATTTGGCTGTCGTCTTCATTATCAATCTGTCACATTTGCACGTGCAATATGCTTATTCTGCTTTGCATTCTCCACATCATCTTGAATGGCCCAACTCTCTGCCTTGGGAATAA GGTTGAGgacaaaattttgaaagttgGAGAAGAGCTTTGGAGAGAAACTTTGCCATTACAAGGTGGCTCTTGCTTTTATCAATTACAGGGTCTAAAACCCCACACGTGGTATGAAGTGAAGATATCATATCCAGCTTCT ATACCTGCTAGCTTTTCCATACAACTGAAGAGAAACAAGTCAGATGTGGTGCTGAACAATAACAGGAGATTGCTCAACACTGAAAAGCTAATTTTTAAGACCAATAGCAATCAG GATGAATTCCTGTTAGTATTAGTAACTGTGGAGCCAGAGGGGTTTCCTGCAAAACTGCATGTAGCAGAGAGGCAATTTATTATCTTCAATATAG TATGTGATGAACTATTATTAGGCATACCCCACAAAGCTTGGTGGGTAGTGGCACTGGCTTTACTCTGTCTAGGAATTGCTTTCATCGTgccttcttttcttccattgcaTTTGCTACCAAAGAACCAAGTCTTGAGGACAGATGATTATGTTTCTAAAATTTCTTGA
- the LOC114400863 gene encoding uncharacterized protein LOC114400863 isoform X3, with the protein MLILLCILHIILNGPTLCLGNKVEDKILKVGEELWRETLPLQGGSCFYQLQGLKPHTWYEVKISYPASIPASFSIQLKRNKSDVVLNNNRRLLNTEKLIFKTNSNQDEFLLVLVTVEPEGFPAKLHVAERQFIIFNIVCDELLLGIPHKAWWVVALALLCLGIAFIVPSFLPLHLLPKNQVLRTDDYVSKIS; encoded by the exons ATGCTTATTCTGCTTTGCATTCTCCACATCATCTTGAATGGCCCAACTCTCTGCCTTGGGAATAA GGTTGAGgacaaaattttgaaagttgGAGAAGAGCTTTGGAGAGAAACTTTGCCATTACAAGGTGGCTCTTGCTTTTATCAATTACAGGGTCTAAAACCCCACACGTGGTATGAAGTGAAGATATCATATCCAGCTTCT ATACCTGCTAGCTTTTCCATACAACTGAAGAGAAACAAGTCAGATGTGGTGCTGAACAATAACAGGAGATTGCTCAACACTGAAAAGCTAATTTTTAAGACCAATAGCAATCAG GATGAATTCCTGTTAGTATTAGTAACTGTGGAGCCAGAGGGGTTTCCTGCAAAACTGCATGTAGCAGAGAGGCAATTTATTATCTTCAATATAG TATGTGATGAACTATTATTAGGCATACCCCACAAAGCTTGGTGGGTAGTGGCACTGGCTTTACTCTGTCTAGGAATTGCTTTCATCGTgccttcttttcttccattgcaTTTGCTACCAAAGAACCAAGTCTTGAGGACAGATGATTATGTTTCTAAAATTTCTTGA